The sequence CACCGGGAACGGCTGCTCGGCGTCGAAGGCGGCGGTGGCCGCGAGACCTTCCGCGCTGCGCTTCCAGGTCGAGGCGTAGACGACGACCTGGGAGGGGTCCAGGCGCAGCGCCATGCTGTGCAGGAAGGCCTGGATGCCGCCGGGCCGGGGCGGGAAGTCGTTCGTGACGATCAGGGTCTTGTGCACGATGGTCTCTCGGCGGTGGTCTCGGCGGTCGGTCTCGGCGGTTCCGCCCGACAGTACCGGTCGGCGCCCGGCCGGGGGCGGCCCGCCCCGCCACGCCCGTTCTCGTCTACGGTCGTGACCGGCCGCTACCGGCATCATGCAGAGGGCACGGGCGGTCCGCGTGCACAGGGCACCGGGTCCGCGGTGCCGAGGGCGGCGCCGGAGGGCCACGGCCGAGGAGCGATGAGGTGACGATGAGCAGCATCAGCAGAGCGCGCGGGGTGTGGCTCCCGGTCGCGGCGTGGGCCGTGACCCGGGCCGTGATTCTGCTGTGCGTCCTGAGGGTGCTGGTGCTGCCCGGACCTGATGTCACCACCGATGTCTCGGTGATCTATCAGAACTGGTCCGAGGTCCTGAAGACCGGCACCTTCCCGCTGGCCGATGTGACCTGGCAGTACCCGCCGGCCGCCGCGCTCGCGATCCTCTCCCCGGGCCTGCTGCCGTTCCTCGACTACGCCCCCGCGTTCTACACCCTGATCCTGGTCACGGACGCGGCGGCGCTGGCGCTCTTCCTACGGGCCGGCCGGCGGCCCGGCCATCGCCCGGCGGGGGCCTGGGTGTGGATCGCCGGCGTGGCGCTGCTGGGCCCGACCGCCTACGCCCGCTACGACCTGATGGTGGCCGCCGTCGCCGCCGCCGCGCTGTTCGCGGCCGCCCGCCGGCCACGGGTGGCGGGCGCACTGGTCGCCTTCGGTGCGCTGCTGAAGGTCTGGCCCGTGCTGCTGCTGACGGGGGCGGCGGTGCGCGGACGCCGGGCCCGCGCGCTGTGGTGGAGCGCGGCCGGCACCGCGGCCGCGCTGACCCTGTTCTTCGTGGCCGCCGCACCGGGCGCGCTGGCCTTCCTCACCTTCCAGCGCGATCGCGGGACGGAGGTCGAATCGCTCGGCGCGCTGGTCTTCCACATCGCCCGGCAGTACGGGTGGGACGGGCAGGTGCTGCTGCACTACGGCTCGCTGGAATTCCTCGGCCCGGGCGTCCCGCTGGTCAGCACCCTGGCGCTCACCCTGAGCCTCGCCGCCGTGGGCTGGCTGTTCCTGTGGCGGCTGCGCGCCGGGGAGCCGGGCCCCACGACACCGATCGACGCCGCCTTCACCGCCACCCTGCTGTTCACGACCACCAGCCGCGTCATCAGCCCGCAGTACATGCTCTGGCTGGTGGGGCTCGCCGCGGTGTGCGTGACGGTCCGGGCCGGCCGGCAGACGCTGCCGGCCGTGCTGGTCCTGCTGGCCGCCGGGATCACCCAGCTGGAGTTCCCCGTCTGGTTCGGGCACATCGTGGCGAGCGATCTTCCGGCCGTGGTGCTGCTGGCCGTGCGCAACGGCCTGCTGGTCGCCGCGTCGCTGCTCGCCTGCCGCCGGCTGTGGGTCTCGACGCGGGGCGGCGGGCCCGGGCGTACGGGACTGCCCGGCGTGGTGCGCGCTCGCCGGCCGGCCGGCGAGGGCGAGACCGCTGCCGCTCCCCCGCGGCTCACCGGCTCCGCCGCGCAGACACCGGCGGACGGATCGCCCGCACCGGGACACTGAGCCCGGCGGGCCCCTCACCGCCGCAGCTGTGCCGTCACATAGGCCCGCCACTGCCGGGTGAACTCCGCG is a genomic window of Streptomyces sp. Edi2 containing:
- a CDS encoding glycosyltransferase 87 family protein, which translates into the protein MSSISRARGVWLPVAAWAVTRAVILLCVLRVLVLPGPDVTTDVSVIYQNWSEVLKTGTFPLADVTWQYPPAAALAILSPGLLPFLDYAPAFYTLILVTDAAALALFLRAGRRPGHRPAGAWVWIAGVALLGPTAYARYDLMVAAVAAAALFAAARRPRVAGALVAFGALLKVWPVLLLTGAAVRGRRARALWWSAAGTAAALTLFFVAAAPGALAFLTFQRDRGTEVESLGALVFHIARQYGWDGQVLLHYGSLEFLGPGVPLVSTLALTLSLAAVGWLFLWRLRAGEPGPTTPIDAAFTATLLFTTTSRVISPQYMLWLVGLAAVCVTVRAGRQTLPAVLVLLAAGITQLEFPVWFGHIVASDLPAVVLLAVRNGLLVAASLLACRRLWVSTRGGGPGRTGLPGVVRARRPAGEGETAAAPPRLTGSAAQTPADGSPAPGH